One window of Desulfobacteraceae bacterium genomic DNA carries:
- a CDS encoding histidinol-phosphatase: MTTGTPPALVSVHGGHSGEFCQHASDSLEAILEAYAAQGFAWVGITEHMPPTEDRFRYPDEIAAGLDARALRERFARYIATGRRLQAAFAGRMTVFVGMETETYSGAVAYARELAAAFAPDYLVGSVHHVADHNFDFSPEAYTRAAHAVGGLDALYIRYFDLQLEMIQALKPAVVGHFDLVRVYDPDYRARLERPEIRTRIRRNLACIRDLGLILDFNVRALVKGATEPYIAAPILQAAHAMGIALVPGDDSHGVDTVGRHIPRAIDLLQALGASTDWPCPVSRGHKSPQLA, encoded by the coding sequence ATGACCACCGGCACCCCCCCAGCCCTGGTATCGGTCCACGGCGGCCACAGCGGTGAATTCTGCCAGCATGCCAGCGACAGCCTCGAGGCCATCCTGGAGGCGTACGCCGCCCAGGGCTTCGCCTGGGTCGGAATCACCGAACACATGCCCCCGACCGAGGACCGCTTTCGCTACCCGGACGAGATCGCAGCCGGTCTGGACGCCCGGGCCCTGCGGGAGCGCTTCGCCCGCTATATCGCCACCGGCCGCCGCCTGCAGGCCGCCTTCGCCGGCCGGATGACGGTCTTCGTCGGGATGGAAACCGAAACCTACAGCGGCGCCGTCGCCTACGCCCGCGAACTGGCGGCCGCTTTCGCACCGGATTACCTGGTGGGCTCGGTGCACCATGTGGCCGACCACAACTTCGATTTTTCCCCGGAGGCCTACACCCGGGCCGCCCACGCCGTGGGGGGGTTGGACGCCCTTTACATCCGCTATTTCGACCTGCAGCTGGAGATGATTCAAGCCCTCAAGCCGGCGGTGGTGGGCCACTTCGACCTGGTGCGGGTCTACGACCCGGACTACCGCGCGCGCCTGGAGCGGCCCGAGATCCGAACCCGCATCCGGCGCAACCTGGCCTGCATCCGGGATCTGGGCCTGATCCTGGACTTCAACGTGCGCGCCCTGGTCAAAGGCGCCACCGAGCCCTATATCGCCGCCCCCATCCTGCAGGCCGCGCACGCCATGGGCATCGCCCTCGTCCCCGGCGACGACTCCCACGGGGTGGACACCGTCGGCCGCCACATCCCCCGGGCGATCGACCTGCTTCAGGCCCTGGGTGCAAGCACCGACTGGCCCTGCCCGGTGTCCAGGGGGCACAAATCGCCGCAGCTTGCTTGA
- a CDS encoding class II fumarate hydratase encodes MTYRNLEDSMGTVRVPVDAYYGAQTQRAVENFPISGARFAPALIHALALVKRAAAQVNTDLGLLDGAVAGAIAAAAQEVINGRWADQFVVDVFQTGSGTSTNMNMNEVLAARANEILTGRRDPKQPVHPNDHVNLGQSSNDVIPSMVHVAALGMLQRELLPALAGLHGALEAKAGAFADVAKIGRTHLQDAVPMTLGQVFSGFARQVALGQARLAGVTDRLAELALGGTAVGTGVNTHPEFAGRVITEIAAQTELPLREAGNHFEAQAARDAAVETSGALKTLAVSLTKIANDLRWLSSGPRCGIGEITLPALQPGSSIMPGKVNPVIPEVVLQVAAQVIGNDAAITIGGQSGNFELNVMMPVVAHNLLQSLQLLTSAVRVLDQKCVAGIQANRERAAGFIAQSLALATSLVPHIGYDAAAAVAKRAHASGRTVEAVVRAEGLLPEEQIDQIFRNPFTQGGNP; translated from the coding sequence GTGACCTATCGAAACCTCGAAGACAGCATGGGCACCGTGCGGGTGCCGGTTGATGCCTATTACGGGGCCCAGACCCAGCGGGCAGTGGAAAATTTTCCCATCAGCGGCGCCCGTTTTGCGCCGGCCCTGATCCACGCCCTGGCACTGGTCAAACGCGCCGCTGCCCAGGTCAACACCGACCTCGGGCTTCTGGACGGCGCTGTCGCGGGCGCCATCGCCGCCGCCGCCCAGGAGGTTATCAACGGCCGCTGGGCAGACCAGTTCGTGGTGGATGTTTTCCAGACCGGCTCGGGGACCTCCACCAACATGAACATGAACGAGGTGCTGGCCGCCCGGGCCAACGAAATATTGACCGGGCGCCGGGACCCCAAGCAGCCGGTGCACCCCAACGACCACGTCAACCTGGGCCAGTCCAGCAACGACGTGATCCCCTCCATGGTTCACGTCGCGGCCCTGGGGATGCTGCAGCGGGAACTGCTGCCGGCGTTGGCGGGCCTTCACGGCGCCCTGGAAGCCAAGGCCGGGGCCTTTGCCGACGTTGCCAAGATCGGCCGCACCCACCTCCAGGACGCGGTCCCGATGACTCTCGGGCAGGTGTTTTCCGGTTTTGCCCGTCAGGTGGCGCTGGGCCAGGCGCGGCTGGCGGGTGTCACCGACCGCCTGGCGGAGCTGGCCCTGGGGGGAACCGCGGTGGGCACCGGGGTCAACACCCACCCGGAATTTGCCGGACGCGTGATCACTGAAATCGCGGCCCAAACGGAGTTGCCTCTGCGGGAGGCCGGCAACCATTTCGAGGCCCAGGCCGCCCGGGACGCCGCGGTGGAAACCAGCGGCGCCCTCAAGACCCTGGCGGTCAGCCTGACCAAGATCGCCAACGACCTGCGCTGGCTCTCCTCCGGGCCCCGCTGCGGGATCGGTGAAATCACCCTGCCGGCGCTCCAGCCGGGCTCCTCGATCATGCCGGGCAAGGTCAACCCGGTGATCCCCGAGGTGGTGTTGCAGGTGGCGGCCCAGGTCATCGGCAACGACGCGGCCATCACCATCGGCGGCCAGTCCGGCAATTTCGAGCTCAACGTGATGATGCCCGTCGTGGCCCACAACCTGCTGCAGTCCCTGCAGCTTTTAACATCCGCGGTGCGGGTCCTGGACCAAAAATGCGTTGCCGGCATCCAGGCCAACCGCGAGCGCGCCGCCGGCTTCATCGCCCAGAGCCTCGCCCTGGCCACCAGCCTGGTGCCCCACATCGGCTACGATGCCGCGGCGGCGGTGGCCAAGCGCGCCCATGCCAGCGGCAGGACGGTGGAAGCCGTGGTGCGTGCCGAAGGCCTGCTCCCCGAGGAACAGATCGACCAGATTTTTCGAAACCCTTTCACCCAAGGAGGAAACCCATGA
- a CDS encoding UbiA family prenyltransferase, whose translation MKPANAPPLSQAYTGWSRLKLFLALSRTPHGLIDMTTPAFAALLWLGAFPPFSVTVLGLITAFAGYTAVYALNDVIDYRADREKALKGGFCSAGADLDAVMIRHPMACGFLSFREGLLWALAWAALALAGAYLLNPVCVAVFLAGSLLEAIYCLLWRVTHLRTLVSGAVKTSGAVAAVFAVDPRPAPMFVAALFVCLFFWEIGGQNVPNDWTDIEEDRRFKAKTIPVRFGTARANGIILVSLGIAVGVSLILFFLSQARFGLPFVGLVLLIGGYLLLLPAYCLYRTPTRAGAMVLFNRASYYPVALLLVVLLKLITTA comes from the coding sequence ATGAAACCTGCAAACGCCCCACCGCTTTCCCAGGCCTATACCGGCTGGTCGCGCCTGAAACTCTTTCTGGCCCTTTCACGCACCCCCCACGGGTTGATCGACATGACCACCCCGGCTTTCGCGGCGCTGCTGTGGTTGGGGGCTTTTCCGCCGTTTTCGGTTACGGTGCTGGGGCTGATCACCGCCTTTGCCGGGTACACGGCGGTCTACGCGCTCAACGACGTCATCGACTACCGGGCGGACCGCGAAAAGGCCCTTAAGGGCGGTTTCTGCAGCGCCGGCGCGGACCTGGACGCGGTCATGATTCGCCACCCGATGGCCTGCGGGTTCCTGAGTTTCCGCGAAGGACTGCTCTGGGCGCTGGCTTGGGCGGCGCTGGCGCTGGCCGGGGCCTATCTGCTCAACCCGGTGTGCGTGGCGGTCTTTTTGGCCGGCAGCCTGCTGGAGGCGATCTACTGCCTGCTGTGGCGCGTAACCCACCTGCGCACCCTGGTCAGCGGCGCCGTCAAGACCTCGGGGGCCGTGGCGGCGGTTTTCGCCGTGGACCCCCGGCCGGCGCCGATGTTTGTGGCGGCGCTGTTCGTGTGTCTTTTCTTCTGGGAAATCGGGGGCCAGAACGTGCCCAACGACTGGACCGATATCGAGGAGGACCGGCGCTTCAAGGCCAAAACCATTCCGGTGCGCTTCGGGACCGCCCGCGCCAACGGCATTATCCTGGTCTCCCTGGGGATTGCCGTCGGGGTCAGCCTGATCCTCTTCTTCCTGTCCCAGGCCCGCTTCGGGCTGCCATTCGTGGGGCTGGTGCTTTTAATCGGCGGCTACCTGCTGCTGCTGCCGGCCTACTGCCTTTACCGCACCCCCACCCGCGCCGGCGCCATGGTGCTCTTCAACCGCGCCAGTTACTATCCCGTGGCCCTGCTGCTGGTGGTCCTGCTCAAACTCATCACAACCGCCTAA
- a CDS encoding twin-arginine translocase TatA/TatE family subunit, whose product MFGIGMQEMIVILVIVLIIFGAGKLPEIGGGMGKAIRNFRQATREDESITADQIEEKK is encoded by the coding sequence ATGTTTGGCATCGGAATGCAGGAGATGATTGTTATTTTGGTTATTGTTCTGATCATTTTTGGGGCTGGTAAATTACCGGAAATCGGTGGTGGGATGGGCAAGGCGATCCGCAATTTCCGGCAAGCCACCAGAGAGGACGAAAGCATTACCGCTGATCAGATCGAAGAGAAAAAATAA
- a CDS encoding type II toxin-antitoxin system prevent-host-death family antitoxin → MKAITYTAARQNLAKTMEQVCEDHSPIIITRKTNESVVIMSLEDYTALEETAYLLRSPKNTRRLIESIVQLEDEKGVERDLID, encoded by the coding sequence ATGAAAGCCATTACATACACAGCAGCCCGGCAAAACCTTGCCAAAACCATGGAACAGGTCTGCGAGGATCATTCTCCTATAATAATAACGCGAAAAACCAACGAATCCGTGGTTATCATGTCCCTTGAAGACTATACGGCACTCGAGGAAACCGCCTACCTTTTGCGGTCCCCAAAAAATACCAGGCGTTTGATCGAATCCATCGTCCAACTTGAGGATGAAAAAGGTGTTGAAAGGGATCTTATCGATTGA
- a CDS encoding Txe/YoeB family addiction module toxin: MKLFFSDYAWEDYLYWQKTDTKILRRINRLINEIKRRPFEGIGKPEPLKQALSGYWSRRINDEHRIVYKITDDAVQIAQLRYHY; this comes from the coding sequence TTGAAATTGTTCTTTTCAGATTATGCCTGGGAGGATTACCTTTACTGGCAAAAGACCGATACAAAAATCCTGCGCCGTATCAATCGGCTGATAAATGAGATCAAGCGCAGGCCCTTTGAAGGCATCGGCAAGCCCGAGCCTCTGAAACAGGCACTCTCCGGATATTGGTCCCGCCGTATCAATGATGAACACCGAATCGTCTACAAAATAACTGATGATGCTGTTCAGATAGCCCAACTGCGCTACCATTATTGA
- a CDS encoding class I SAM-dependent methyltransferase translates to MKLNRMERWVVNSPLRLLMQRGEILWFQRRLPVAANATVLEIGCGRGAGAEVLRRRLRPAALHVLDLDPVMVAMARRRLTRQTAAGVHLCVADAVRLPYGAARFDAVFGFGFLHHVPDWQAAVGEISRVLKPGGRYYLLELYPPVYANPVVRRLLVHPTENRFHSRDLHAALRANGLACQLRLEIRFAGLLACAVKG, encoded by the coding sequence GTGAAGCTCAACCGCATGGAGCGCTGGGTGGTCAACAGCCCCCTGCGGCTGCTGATGCAGCGCGGGGAAATCCTGTGGTTCCAGCGCCGCCTGCCGGTTGCGGCCAACGCAACGGTGCTTGAAATCGGCTGCGGCCGGGGGGCCGGGGCCGAGGTATTGCGGCGCCGGCTGCGGCCGGCGGCCCTCCACGTACTGGACCTGGACCCCGTCATGGTGGCCATGGCCCGGCGCCGCCTGACCCGCCAAACTGCGGCCGGGGTCCACCTCTGCGTGGCCGACGCCGTCCGCCTGCCCTACGGTGCGGCGCGCTTCGACGCCGTATTCGGGTTCGGCTTTCTGCACCACGTGCCCGACTGGCAGGCGGCCGTCGGCGAGATCAGCCGGGTGCTCAAACCCGGCGGCCGCTACTACCTGCTGGAGCTCTACCCCCCGGTCTACGCCAACCCCGTGGTGCGCCGCCTGCTGGTCCACCCCACCGAAAACCGTTTCCACAGCCGCGATCTGCACGCCGCCCTGCGGGCCAACGGCTTGGCGTGCCAGTTGCGCCTGGAAATCCGGTTTGCCGGCTTGCTGGCCTGCGCCGTCAAAGGCTGA
- the ubiE gene encoding bifunctional demethylmenaquinone methyltransferase/2-methoxy-6-polyprenyl-1,4-benzoquinol methylase UbiE translates to MPLKTSAWVDRRKRQEKLAEKETAPPKTFFGYEAVPEAEKERRVRRHFDSVARHYDFMNTLLSFGIHHAWKRQSVRMMGLKLGDRVLDLCGGTGDLAILAARRVGTNGRVVICDINWEMMAAGRGKVAASANGRRICHTQGNAEGLPFTDGSFNAAMVGYGIRNVTHPERGFQEMFRVLAPGGVMMCLEFSKPTDPVFRLLYDFYSFHIMPQLGELLAGSRQAYTHLPESIRTFPLPDELSEMLRGIGFARVSYRRQTNGISVVHVARKAGGPP, encoded by the coding sequence ATGCCCCTGAAAACCAGCGCGTGGGTTGACCGCCGCAAACGGCAGGAGAAGCTCGCCGAAAAAGAGACCGCACCCCCCAAAACGTTTTTCGGCTACGAGGCGGTGCCGGAGGCGGAAAAGGAACGCCGGGTGCGCCGGCACTTCGACTCGGTGGCCCGCCATTACGATTTCATGAACACCCTGCTCAGTTTCGGGATTCACCACGCCTGGAAGCGTCAGTCGGTCCGGATGATGGGCCTCAAGCTCGGCGACCGGGTGCTGGACCTCTGCGGCGGCACCGGGGACCTGGCCATTCTGGCCGCCAGGCGCGTGGGCACCAATGGCCGGGTGGTGATCTGCGACATCAACTGGGAAATGATGGCCGCCGGCCGCGGCAAGGTGGCCGCATCGGCCAACGGCCGCCGGATCTGCCACACCCAGGGCAACGCCGAGGGGCTCCCCTTCACCGACGGCAGCTTCAATGCCGCCATGGTGGGCTACGGGATCCGCAACGTCACCCACCCGGAGCGGGGGTTTCAGGAGATGTTCCGGGTTCTGGCGCCCGGCGGGGTCATGATGTGCCTGGAGTTTTCCAAGCCCACCGATCCGGTCTTCAGATTGCTCTACGATTTCTACTCGTTCCACATCATGCCGCAACTGGGCGAGCTCCTCGCAGGCTCGCGCCAGGCCTACACCCACCTGCCCGAATCGATCCGCACCTTTCCCCTGCCGGATGAACTCAGCGAGATGCTGCGGGGGATCGGCTTTGCGCGCGTGAGCTATCGCCGCCAGACCAACGGCATCTCGGTGGTGCACGTGGCGCGCAAGGCCGGGGGGCCCCCGTGA
- a CDS encoding SpoIIE family protein phosphatase, producing the protein MDTDWNDLKESNEFLKLLLENINSAVLIADEHLQIHQFNRVFLQLFDQAGNRMAEKSFGRISGCVHAVQENKPCGETSQCRFCLLRRSLVKTFLEKTPSDKLWLERVFYINGRPVEKFLEFSTRHITFRGRKMILVIIYDVTDIEKQKIELEKKQRQLDLDLQAAAGIQQSLLPKCCPTRTNLRLAWKFEPSGQVGGDIFNLCETCPGRLGLYMLDVCGHGVSAAMISVTVSQFLQSLGAPDGGAGAFPDPAGVLTRLNREFPFERFDSYFTIVFVDIDLTSGEMRYSCAGHPPPVLLPHAGGLEVLGQHGPVIGLDEGVVFKQHRRRLRPGDRLVLYTDGLVDVANQAGELFGRRRLHAALQAAWPEPVAGLADGVYDAVKDFGGDRRPEDDLSLMVVEYTVHSA; encoded by the coding sequence ATGGATACCGACTGGAACGACCTCAAGGAATCCAACGAGTTTTTGAAGCTGCTGCTGGAGAACATCAATTCGGCGGTCCTGATCGCGGATGAACACTTGCAGATCCACCAGTTCAATCGTGTCTTCCTGCAGCTTTTCGACCAGGCCGGCAACCGCATGGCCGAGAAGTCCTTCGGGCGGATCTCGGGCTGCGTGCACGCCGTGCAGGAGAACAAGCCCTGCGGCGAGACCTCCCAGTGCCGCTTCTGCCTGCTGCGCCGCTCGCTGGTCAAGACCTTTCTTGAGAAGACACCTTCGGACAAACTCTGGCTGGAGCGGGTCTTTTACATCAACGGCCGCCCGGTGGAGAAATTCCTGGAATTCAGCACGCGCCACATCACCTTCCGCGGCCGCAAAATGATCCTGGTGATCATCTACGACGTCACCGACATCGAGAAGCAGAAAATCGAGCTGGAGAAAAAACAGCGCCAGCTGGACCTGGACCTCCAGGCGGCGGCCGGCATCCAGCAGAGCCTGCTGCCCAAATGCTGCCCGACGCGCACCAACCTCCGTCTGGCCTGGAAGTTCGAACCCAGCGGGCAGGTGGGGGGCGACATCTTCAACCTCTGCGAGACCTGCCCGGGGCGGCTTGGTCTCTACATGCTGGATGTCTGCGGACACGGGGTTTCGGCCGCGATGATTTCGGTCACGGTCTCCCAGTTTCTCCAAAGCCTGGGTGCACCTGATGGCGGTGCGGGCGCCTTTCCGGACCCCGCCGGGGTACTCACGCGCCTCAACCGCGAATTTCCCTTTGAGCGCTTCGACAGCTACTTCACCATCGTCTTCGTGGATATCGATCTCACCAGTGGTGAGATGCGCTACAGCTGCGCCGGCCACCCGCCGCCGGTTTTGCTGCCCCACGCCGGTGGTCTTGAGGTTTTGGGGCAGCATGGCCCGGTGATCGGCCTGGATGAGGGCGTCGTGTTTAAGCAGCATCGCCGCCGCCTGCGGCCCGGCGACCGCCTGGTGCTCTACACCGACGGGCTGGTGGATGTCGCCAACCAGGCGGGCGAGCTGTTCGGGCGCCGGCGGCTGCACGCCGCGCTGCAGGCGGCCTGGCCCGAACCGGTGGCGGGTCTGGCCGATGGCGTCTACGACGCCGTCAAGGACTTTGGCGGCGACCGGCGCCCCGAAGACGACCTCAGCCTGATGGTGGTGGAGTATACCGTTCATTCCGCCTGA
- a CDS encoding NADH:flavin oxidoreductase, giving the protein MNELLFSPIRIGALTLKNRLTMAPLYLGYAGEGGTVSDLLLEHYRQMAASGVALVVVENATVDHPAGSGSHRTLRADSDANLPGLTRLAQTIQAQGALACLQLNHAGRFAGAAEQPVAPSAVETFGRLPKALEEEEIGAIAAKFADAARRACAAGFDMVELHGGTGYLLAQFVSPHTNRRTDAYGGSPQGRLRFPLEVVQAVTAAVGPAPVGYRFLADEWLPGGLKPAESTPFAAALEAAGIAYLSVMGGTYESFFLPDIISRGRQDGYMVDLAAGVKQRVGIPVITAGRLSGGALCERVLQAGQADLIGLARVLWADPEWPVKVREGREDAILHCDPDCGDTCTQLVIKGLPAFCVRWPRAKRQALKAMFI; this is encoded by the coding sequence ATGAACGAGCTTCTGTTTTCCCCCATCCGCATTGGCGCACTGACCTTGAAGAATCGCCTGACCATGGCCCCCCTCTACCTGGGCTACGCCGGGGAGGGCGGCACGGTGAGCGATCTTTTACTGGAGCACTACCGCCAGATGGCGGCCAGCGGGGTGGCCCTGGTGGTGGTGGAAAACGCCACCGTCGACCACCCCGCCGGCAGCGGGTCCCACCGCACCCTGCGGGCCGACAGCGACGCTAACCTCCCCGGCCTGACCCGTCTGGCGCAGACCATCCAGGCCCAGGGCGCCCTGGCCTGCCTGCAGCTCAACCACGCCGGCCGTTTTGCCGGCGCCGCCGAACAGCCCGTGGCGCCCTCGGCCGTGGAAACCTTCGGCCGCCTGCCCAAGGCCCTGGAAGAAGAGGAAATCGGCGCCATCGCGGCCAAATTCGCCGATGCCGCCCGGCGCGCCTGCGCAGCCGGCTTCGACATGGTGGAACTGCACGGCGGCACCGGCTATCTGCTGGCCCAGTTCGTCTCGCCGCACACCAACCGCCGGACCGACGCCTACGGCGGCAGCCCGCAGGGTCGGCTGCGCTTTCCGCTGGAGGTGGTCCAGGCGGTCACGGCGGCGGTGGGCCCCGCGCCAGTGGGATACCGCTTTCTGGCTGACGAGTGGCTTCCCGGTGGCCTGAAGCCGGCGGAGTCGACTCCTTTCGCGGCGGCATTGGAGGCCGCGGGCATCGCCTACCTCTCGGTCATGGGGGGCACCTATGAATCCTTCTTCTTGCCGGATATAATCTCCCGCGGAAGGCAGGACGGCTACATGGTCGACCTGGCGGCGGGGGTCAAGCAGCGCGTCGGCATCCCGGTGATCACCGCCGGCCGTCTGTCCGGCGGGGCCCTCTGCGAAAGGGTGCTGCAGGCTGGGCAGGCTGACCTAATCGGGCTGGCGCGGGTCCTGTGGGCCGACCCCGAATGGCCCGTCAAGGTGCGCGAGGGGCGCGAAGACGCCATCCTGCACTGCGACCCCGACTGTGGCGACACCTGCACCCAGCTGGTGATCAAAGGCCTGCCGGCCTTCTGCGTCCGCTGGCCGCGGGCCAAGCGGCAGGCTTTGAAAGCCATGTTCATTTGA
- a CDS encoding dual specificity protein phosphatase family protein: MAGYQLTWITDDLAVGYAPMSYDELDAIRAQGIDAIVNLCGEFCDLHEIEENSGFEVYYLPIEDECAPEMASMETALDWLDEAIYLGKKVLVHCRHGIGRTGTFVTSYLLRRGLGLKAAEKRLRHTRAKPTNYCQWRLVKKFGKKSGVLKVRQPTLESRAAVDLGPFFDHYESLVQMVAENLAAAGEHPGCGRETDLCCRRYFEIQLIEVVYLSTQMNRTLKRAARTEVIAAAMQAYGQTRALRSSLAHLRSDPDAFQDAVKNACDQAGLLCPLNQDGRCAVFDRRPIRCRVFGVAHEIVAGKIIGNTLFNLSASLYQEFTGQQLQDRRLTFSLAETVSGRYVEKYFRFLSQLSQTNGDTPAAPG, from the coding sequence ATGGCCGGATACCAGCTGACCTGGATCACCGACGATCTCGCCGTGGGCTACGCCCCCATGTCCTACGATGAACTGGATGCCATCCGCGCCCAGGGCATCGACGCCATCGTCAACCTCTGCGGCGAATTCTGCGACCTGCACGAAATCGAGGAAAACTCGGGCTTCGAGGTCTACTACCTGCCCATCGAAGATGAGTGCGCCCCCGAGATGGCCTCCATGGAAACCGCTCTGGACTGGCTGGACGAGGCCATCTACCTGGGCAAGAAGGTCCTGGTGCACTGCCGCCACGGGATCGGGCGCACCGGCACCTTCGTGACCTCCTATCTCCTGCGCCGCGGGCTGGGGCTGAAGGCCGCGGAGAAAAGGCTGCGGCACACCCGCGCCAAACCCACCAATTACTGCCAGTGGCGCTTGGTGAAAAAATTCGGCAAGAAATCCGGGGTCCTGAAGGTTCGCCAGCCCACCCTGGAGAGCCGCGCGGCGGTGGATCTGGGTCCCTTTTTCGATCACTACGAAAGCCTGGTGCAGATGGTTGCGGAGAACCTGGCGGCGGCCGGCGAGCACCCGGGCTGCGGGCGGGAAACCGATCTGTGCTGCCGGCGCTACTTCGAAATCCAGCTGATCGAGGTGGTTTACCTGAGTACCCAGATGAACCGCACTCTCAAGCGCGCGGCCCGGACCGAGGTCATCGCGGCCGCGATGCAGGCCTACGGCCAAACCCGCGCCCTGCGCAGCAGCCTGGCGCATCTGCGGAGCGATCCGGACGCCTTCCAGGACGCGGTCAAAAACGCCTGCGACCAGGCCGGGCTGCTCTGCCCGTTGAATCAGGACGGGCGCTGCGCGGTCTTCGACCGCCGCCCCATCCGCTGCCGGGTCTTCGGGGTGGCCCATGAGATCGTCGCCGGCAAGATCATCGGTAACACCCTTTTCAATCTTTCCGCCAGCCTCTACCAAGAGTTTACCGGCCAGCAGCTCCAGGACCGGCGGCTGACCTTTTCGCTGGCCGAAACCGTCTCCGGCCGCTATGTCGAGAAATACTTTCGCTTTCTCTCGCAGTTGAGTCAGACAAACGGCGACACGCCGGCGGCCCCGGGCTGA
- the cls gene encoding cardiolipin synthase, with product MNWTFSGFVIAVELIGIASAVHALFTVRTAQGTVAWVVGLIAFPWLALPLYWFFGSRRFEAHSRAMQEKLSRHQEHIDRAHAGMAPFQVDPRDVRPGAALALAAIARKSFLRGNRLDLLIDGGATFDAILAEIAGAKHAIYVQFYIMRNDGLGRRLLEALAAKAAEGVAVCFLIDSFGGAAMTPRVMRKWRARGVRMAAFSALSGWRDRWRLNFRNHRKNVIVDGRIGFIGGHNVGDEYLGLNPKYGRWRDTHIRVAGPIALQLQMVFAADWYFATGEILDASWQPHDPEPERAGCQALVLASGPSDPQERCTLFFLHAISMAQRRLWIASPYFVPDEGIIQALQLAAIRGVEVRLLLPMKPDQLLVWLASFALLKELDHPGIHVHRFTGGFLHHKALLVDESFAAVGTKNFDNRSFRLNFEITLAVTDAGFAAEVAAMFTRDFGESLEVGARAYDALPFHLKVGAKAARLLAPVL from the coding sequence ATGAACTGGACCTTCTCCGGTTTTGTGATTGCCGTTGAGCTGATCGGGATCGCCAGTGCCGTGCACGCCCTTTTCACCGTGCGCACGGCCCAGGGCACGGTCGCGTGGGTCGTCGGCCTGATCGCCTTCCCGTGGCTGGCGCTGCCGCTCTACTGGTTTTTCGGCAGCCGGCGCTTCGAGGCCCATTCGCGCGCGATGCAGGAAAAACTCAGCCGGCACCAGGAGCACATCGATCGCGCCCACGCCGGAATGGCCCCATTTCAGGTGGATCCCCGCGACGTCCGGCCCGGGGCGGCCCTGGCCCTGGCGGCCATCGCCCGGAAGTCGTTTTTGCGCGGCAACCGACTGGATCTGCTGATTGACGGGGGGGCCACCTTCGACGCCATTTTGGCTGAAATCGCCGGGGCCAAGCACGCCATCTACGTGCAGTTTTACATCATGCGCAACGACGGCCTGGGGAGGCGCCTGCTGGAGGCGCTTGCCGCCAAGGCGGCCGAGGGCGTGGCGGTCTGCTTTCTGATCGACAGTTTCGGCGGGGCGGCGATGACCCCCAGGGTCATGCGTAAATGGCGCGCCCGGGGGGTCCGCATGGCCGCCTTCAGCGCCTTGAGCGGCTGGCGCGACCGATGGCGGCTCAACTTCCGCAACCACCGCAAAAACGTGATCGTAGACGGCCGGATCGGCTTCATTGGCGGCCACAATGTCGGCGACGAATACCTCGGGCTAAATCCCAAATACGGCCGCTGGCGCGACACCCACATTCGCGTGGCGGGGCCGATCGCGCTGCAGCTGCAGATGGTCTTTGCCGCCGATTGGTATTTCGCCACCGGCGAGATCCTGGACGCCTCCTGGCAGCCCCACGACCCCGAACCGGAACGCGCTGGGTGCCAGGCCCTGGTGCTGGCCTCCGGGCCTTCCGACCCCCAGGAGCGCTGCACCCTCTTCTTTCTCCATGCCATCTCCATGGCCCAGCGCAGGCTCTGGATCGCCAGCCCCTATTTCGTGCCCGACGAGGGGATCATCCAGGCGCTGCAGCTCGCCGCCATTCGGGGGGTCGAGGTCCGGCTCCTGCTGCCCATGAAGCCGGATCAGCTCCTGGTCTGGCTGGCCTCATTCGCCCTACTCAAGGAGCTCGACCACCCCGGGATTCACGTTCACCGCTTCACCGGCGGGTTTCTGCACCACAAGGCGCTGCTGGTGGACGAAAGCTTCGCGGCGGTGGGCACCAAGAATTTCGACAACCGCTCCTTCCGGCTGAACTTCGAGATCACCCTCGCCGTTACCGACGCCGGCTTTGCGGCCGAGGTCGCGGCGATGTTCACTCGGGATTTTGGCGAGTCGCTGGAGGTCGGCGCCCGGGCCTACGACGCGCTGCCGTTTCATCTCAAGGTCGGCGCCAAGGCCGCGCGGCTGCTGGCGCCTGTGCTCTGA